In the genome of Cystobacter ferrugineus, one region contains:
- the tyrS gene encoding tyrosine--tRNA ligase: MSENPLRKATPQEQFEEVTRGTVDIQVAEELKKKLERSYEAGKPLTIKVGFDPSRPDLHLGHSLLLTRMRRFQEFGHQVVFLIGDFTALIGDPSGKNTTRPALTRDEVKANAQTYQEQVFKVLDVARTQVRFNSEWLDKLGTEGMIRLAARYSVQRMLERDDFKKRFRDNRSIAIHEFLYPLLQGYDSVALKADVELGATDQLFNLLVGRQLMKEEGLEAQVIMTGPILEGLDARLVDGKITGDKMSKSLDNYVGLSESPEQIYGKLMSITDDLMWRYYELLSSRTLKELATLKEQVASGALHPKAAKSGFAREIAARFHTPEAAEQAMQAWEQRYSQKKLVAEEQPLMEVSLGGAPTLALAKALAEAKLVASGTEGRKLMGQGGVRVNGEKVMDPKHELPAGEYLVQVGKHKSARLKLA, encoded by the coding sequence ATGTCCGAAAACCCCCTGCGCAAGGCGACCCCCCAGGAGCAGTTCGAGGAAGTCACCCGCGGCACCGTGGATATCCAGGTGGCCGAGGAACTCAAGAAGAAGCTCGAGCGCTCGTATGAAGCGGGCAAGCCGCTCACCATCAAGGTGGGCTTCGATCCGAGCCGGCCCGACCTGCACCTGGGCCACTCGCTGCTGCTCACGCGCATGCGGCGCTTCCAGGAGTTCGGCCACCAGGTGGTGTTCCTCATCGGCGACTTCACCGCGCTCATCGGAGACCCCTCGGGCAAGAACACCACGCGCCCCGCGCTCACGCGCGACGAGGTCAAGGCCAACGCCCAGACGTACCAGGAGCAGGTCTTCAAGGTGCTCGACGTGGCGCGTACCCAGGTGCGCTTCAACTCCGAGTGGTTGGACAAGCTGGGCACCGAGGGGATGATCCGCCTGGCGGCTCGCTACTCGGTGCAGCGCATGCTCGAGCGCGATGACTTCAAGAAGCGCTTCCGCGACAACCGCTCCATCGCCATCCACGAGTTCCTCTACCCGCTGTTGCAGGGCTACGACTCGGTGGCGCTCAAGGCGGACGTGGAGCTGGGCGCGACGGATCAGCTCTTCAACCTGCTGGTGGGCCGCCAGCTCATGAAGGAAGAGGGCTTGGAGGCCCAGGTCATCATGACGGGCCCCATCCTCGAGGGTCTGGATGCCAGACTGGTCGACGGGAAGATCACCGGCGACAAGATGTCCAAGAGCCTGGACAACTACGTGGGCCTGAGCGAGTCGCCCGAGCAGATCTACGGCAAGCTCATGAGCATCACGGACGACCTGATGTGGCGCTACTACGAGCTGCTCTCCTCGCGCACGCTCAAGGAGCTCGCCACGCTCAAGGAGCAGGTGGCCAGCGGCGCGCTGCACCCCAAGGCGGCCAAGTCGGGCTTCGCGCGGGAGATCGCCGCGCGCTTCCATACCCCCGAGGCCGCGGAGCAGGCGATGCAGGCCTGGGAGCAGCGCTACTCGCAGAAGAAGCTCGTCGCCGAGGAGCAGCCACTGATGGAGGTGTCGCTCGGGGGCGCCCCGACGCTCGCGCTCGCCAAGGCGCTGGCGGAGGCGAAGCTCGTGGCGTCCGGCACCGAGGGCCGCAAGCTCATGGGCCAGGGCGGCGTCCGGGTCAATGGCGAGAAGGTCATGGACCCCAAGCACGAGCTGCCCGCGGGCGAGTACCTCGTACAGGTCGGCAAGCACAAGTCGGCGCGGCTCAAGCTCGCCTAG
- a CDS encoding tetratricopeptide repeat protein, which yields MVSVSRTISLAAFIAAAPVARGAELSLQGSYQADIWGTVALSTEGKERLVGQATQGNPCGFEPGVRVLEGTLQGRVFVGEFNVCLQGTGCPKTESLPVLGFHSPEEGSLTAFIRIQKGCSSPVLGEEGLVVLRSPEAVRLLGEANAAMRASLSSGRVTRRNPEAAKAALERGGQLLREKKWSSSVFEFERSIALGEQSWVAFFGLGTAQLMRNQVNEAIEMLSRAQKLNRREPSISYTLACAYSRLGKKEQALLLLEQAVKSGYALKAGTQDLGLEKLLLSDPSSIARYTENIQEAFRNAEAPPARRRQAQGP from the coding sequence ATGGTGTCCGTTTCGAGAACAATCAGCCTGGCGGCGTTCATCGCCGCCGCTCCCGTCGCGCGGGGGGCGGAGCTCTCCCTCCAGGGCAGCTACCAGGCGGACATCTGGGGCACGGTGGCGCTGAGCACGGAGGGGAAGGAGCGGCTGGTCGGTCAAGCGACCCAGGGCAACCCGTGCGGGTTCGAGCCGGGCGTCAGGGTGCTGGAAGGGACCCTGCAGGGCCGGGTGTTCGTGGGGGAGTTCAACGTGTGCTTGCAGGGCACTGGGTGCCCGAAGACGGAGTCGCTGCCCGTGCTCGGCTTCCACAGCCCGGAAGAGGGATCCCTGACGGCCTTCATCCGCATCCAGAAGGGGTGCTCGTCGCCGGTGTTGGGGGAGGAGGGGCTGGTGGTGCTGCGCTCGCCCGAGGCGGTGCGTCTGCTGGGGGAGGCCAATGCCGCGATGCGCGCGAGCCTGTCATCCGGGCGGGTGACCAGGCGCAACCCCGAGGCCGCCAAGGCGGCGCTGGAGCGGGGGGGCCAACTGCTGCGGGAGAAGAAGTGGAGCAGCTCGGTCTTCGAGTTCGAGCGCAGCATCGCCCTGGGTGAGCAGAGCTGGGTGGCCTTCTTCGGGTTGGGCACCGCCCAGTTGATGCGCAACCAGGTCAACGAGGCCATCGAGATGCTGAGCCGGGCCCAGAAGCTCAACAGGCGCGAGCCGAGCATCTCCTACACCCTCGCGTGTGCCTACAGCCGGCTGGGGAAGAAGGAGCAGGCGCTGCTGCTGCTGGAGCAGGCGGTGAAGTCGGGGTACGCGCTCAAGGCGGGCACGCAGGATCTCGGACTGGAGAAGCTCCTGTTGTCGGATCCCAGCTCCATCGCGCGCTACACGGAGAACATCCAGGAGGCCTTCAGGAACGCCGAGGCCCCTCCTGCCAGAAGGCGGCAAGCCCAGGGACCGTGA
- a CDS encoding TIGR00282 family metallophosphoesterase has product MGDVVGKPGLLAVRTLLPKLIARHSVDLVIANAENSEGGAGISPESAEALLDSEVNLLTSGNHFWTKKVILPWVEEHPHLLLRPANYPKGAPGRGHTVIQTPDGRKLGVLNLEGRVFMKPLDNPFAVAPELVAELRKQTPCILVDMHCEATSEKNAMGAHLDGKVSAVVGTHTHVQTADERILPGGTAFITDVGMCGPLDSVIGVRKELSVERFVTLRHNQYEVAKNLVYLQGVVIDMDDKTGKARSIQRIREHLPGT; this is encoded by the coding sequence ATGGGTGATGTGGTGGGCAAGCCAGGGCTGCTGGCCGTGCGCACCCTCCTGCCCAAGTTGATTGCGCGGCACTCGGTGGACCTGGTCATCGCCAACGCGGAGAACAGCGAGGGCGGTGCCGGTATCTCCCCCGAGTCCGCCGAGGCGCTGCTCGACAGTGAGGTCAACCTCCTGACGAGCGGCAACCATTTCTGGACCAAGAAGGTCATCCTCCCCTGGGTGGAGGAGCATCCCCACCTGCTCTTGCGGCCGGCCAACTACCCCAAGGGGGCGCCGGGCCGGGGGCACACCGTCATCCAGACGCCGGACGGGCGCAAGCTCGGGGTGCTCAACCTCGAGGGGCGCGTGTTCATGAAGCCCCTGGACAATCCGTTCGCGGTGGCGCCGGAGCTCGTGGCGGAGCTGCGCAAGCAGACGCCCTGCATCCTCGTGGACATGCACTGCGAGGCCACCAGCGAGAAGAACGCCATGGGCGCGCACCTGGACGGCAAGGTGTCCGCCGTGGTGGGCACGCACACCCACGTGCAGACGGCCGACGAGCGCATCCTCCCGGGTGGCACCGCCTTCATCACCGACGTGGGCATGTGCGGCCCGCTCGACTCCGTCATCGGCGTGCGCAAGGAGCTGTCCGTCGAGCGCTTCGTCACCCTGCGCCACAACCAGTACGAAGTCGCCAAGAACCTCGTCTACCTCCAGGGCGTGGTCATCGACATGGATGACAAGACGGGCAAGGCGCGCTCCATCCAGCGCATCCGCGAGCACCTGCCGGGCACCTGA
- a CDS encoding serine/threonine-protein kinase yields the protein MSSSASPRVPRILGHYEILSALGKGGMAEVFRARVLSGPRQGWVVALKRLLPSLTQDPASLALFDAEARLTQLLNHPNIVQVLDVGSVADQHFMVMELVDGRDLGHILRRCKQRGIYLPLDFALYLCRVLLDALAYAHSLPGPHGEPLGLFHCDVSPSNLFISRLGDIKLGDFGVARLRVDGVLQGGEVLGKPYYLSPEALQGELSPQVDLWAACVVLYELLTLQRPFVGATPEEVFKKIIYRDYVAPSLIRPEIPEPLEEIIARGFSISPAERFASAEDFAAALTPHYDEWVGTPLAIAAVVRGLFGISDTK from the coding sequence GTGAGTTCCTCTGCTTCTCCGAGGGTTCCTCGCATCCTCGGCCACTACGAAATCCTGTCCGCCCTGGGCAAAGGGGGAATGGCCGAGGTGTTCCGGGCCCGTGTCCTGTCCGGGCCCCGCCAGGGCTGGGTCGTGGCCCTCAAGCGGCTGCTGCCCTCGCTCACGCAGGATCCCGCCTCGCTCGCGCTCTTCGACGCCGAGGCGCGGCTCACCCAGTTGCTCAACCACCCCAACATCGTCCAGGTGCTGGACGTGGGCTCGGTGGCCGATCAGCACTTCATGGTGATGGAGCTGGTGGACGGGCGCGACCTGGGCCACATCCTGCGCCGCTGCAAGCAGCGCGGCATCTACCTGCCCCTGGATTTCGCCCTCTACCTGTGCCGGGTGCTGCTCGACGCGCTCGCCTACGCCCACTCGCTGCCGGGGCCCCATGGCGAGCCGCTCGGGCTCTTCCACTGCGATGTCTCGCCCTCCAACCTGTTCATCTCCCGCCTGGGAGACATCAAGCTGGGGGACTTCGGCGTGGCGCGCCTGCGCGTGGACGGCGTGCTCCAGGGCGGGGAAGTGCTCGGCAAGCCCTACTACCTCTCGCCCGAGGCGCTCCAGGGAGAGCTGTCCCCGCAGGTGGACCTGTGGGCCGCCTGCGTCGTGCTGTACGAGCTGCTCACGCTCCAGCGCCCCTTCGTCGGCGCCACGCCGGAAGAGGTCTTCAAGAAGATCATCTACCGGGACTACGTGGCGCCCAGCCTCATCCGCCCGGAGATCCCCGAGCCCCTGGAGGAGATCATCGCCCGGGGCTTCAGCATCTCCCCCGCGGAGCGCTTCGCCAGCGCCGAGGACTTCGCCGCCGCCCTGACGCCGCACTACGACGAGTGGGTGGGCACGCCCCTGGCCATCGCCGCGGTGGTGCGTGGGTTGTTCGGCATCTCCGACACGAAGTAG
- a CDS encoding EndoU domain-containing protein produces MRSARHLALLLVLSLLCLAPARVHAAGAFVSGKALQAVKEPESSSVVFTVEPGVAYPVLKKGGPGREWCKLKGARGEGWVKCDGTADLPEKPRMSGEFLASRDRAPEAVPLPAQAPVATGCETRCTRPPLLRQAPALTPVDREVLGMCPARPDAAVSAGDVRRFMAAHYEDPRIQRALSAAGRTGTRQTQVDWLTGLWVSTGPRNAFTHVFCGDDWTTRTIGGLHYLPRYAQLESEGKLCFDGPARGGQALREGQYVIRYRGVAPWSCAEKKLGGFTQQADPVEMVAIGTRAFARCCTRDGGRKEGGVYAAADLGPTAWRIWCGTRNGTYGIASLYPTDERPTCAE; encoded by the coding sequence ATGCGATCCGCCCGCCACCTCGCCCTCCTCCTCGTCCTGAGTCTCCTGTGTCTCGCCCCCGCGCGCGTGCATGCCGCGGGCGCCTTCGTGTCCGGCAAGGCCCTGCAGGCGGTGAAGGAACCCGAGTCCTCCTCGGTCGTCTTCACCGTGGAGCCGGGCGTCGCCTACCCGGTGCTCAAGAAGGGAGGGCCCGGACGCGAGTGGTGCAAGCTGAAGGGGGCGAGGGGCGAGGGCTGGGTGAAGTGCGACGGCACGGCGGATCTGCCGGAGAAGCCCCGCATGAGTGGCGAGTTCCTGGCCTCGAGGGACAGGGCTCCCGAGGCGGTGCCCCTGCCCGCCCAGGCGCCCGTGGCCACGGGCTGTGAGACCCGGTGCACCCGCCCTCCCCTCCTGCGCCAGGCGCCCGCGCTCACGCCGGTGGATCGCGAGGTGCTCGGCATGTGCCCGGCGCGGCCCGACGCCGCGGTGAGCGCGGGGGACGTGCGGCGCTTCATGGCCGCGCACTACGAGGATCCCCGCATCCAGCGGGCCCTGTCCGCGGCGGGCCGGACGGGCACGCGCCAGACCCAGGTCGACTGGCTCACCGGCCTCTGGGTGAGCACCGGCCCGCGCAACGCCTTCACCCACGTCTTCTGCGGCGACGACTGGACCACGCGCACCATCGGCGGGCTGCACTACCTGCCGCGCTACGCCCAGCTCGAGTCCGAGGGCAAGCTGTGCTTCGACGGGCCGGCGCGCGGCGGCCAGGCGCTGCGCGAGGGCCAGTACGTCATCCGCTACCGGGGCGTGGCGCCCTGGTCCTGCGCCGAGAAGAAGCTCGGCGGCTTCACCCAGCAGGCGGATCCCGTGGAGATGGTGGCCATCGGCACGCGAGCCTTCGCCCGCTGCTGCACCCGCGACGGGGGCCGGAAGGAGGGCGGCGTGTACGCGGCGGCGGACCTGGGCCCCACCGCGTGGCGGATCTGGTGCGGCACGCGCAACGGCACCTATGGCATCGCCTCGCTCTACCCCACCGACGAGCGGCCGACCTGCGCAGAGTGA
- a CDS encoding 5-formyltetrahydrofolate cyclo-ligase, which translates to MSETVAQEGVGRKVTLREELTARRKAMTPDIIDERGLKVQSRFLATPYYNKARTVALYAPIRGEVPTRDILIAALQDEKIVCYPLSHVHGRILAFRAIKSEAELEPGRLGVREPTNSSELIAVDQIDLFVVPGLGFTRDGKRLGRGGGYYDATLKAASARSRRVGLAFGDQIVDTLPTTNDDVDMDLVVTESQTMRGLYRDWDFLDT; encoded by the coding sequence GTGAGCGAGACGGTGGCGCAAGAGGGAGTGGGTCGGAAGGTGACGCTGCGTGAAGAGCTGACGGCTCGGCGCAAGGCGATGACACCCGACATCATCGACGAGCGGGGATTGAAGGTTCAGTCGCGCTTCCTGGCGACGCCCTACTACAACAAGGCGCGGACGGTGGCGCTCTACGCCCCCATCCGAGGCGAGGTGCCCACCCGGGACATCCTGATCGCGGCCCTGCAGGACGAGAAGATCGTCTGCTATCCGCTGTCGCATGTGCACGGGCGCATCCTGGCCTTCCGCGCCATCAAGTCCGAGGCGGAGCTGGAACCGGGACGCCTGGGCGTGCGCGAGCCCACCAACTCGTCGGAGCTCATCGCGGTGGATCAGATCGATCTCTTCGTGGTGCCCGGCCTGGGCTTCACGCGCGATGGCAAGCGTCTGGGACGCGGGGGCGGCTACTACGACGCCACCCTCAAGGCGGCCTCCGCGCGAAGCCGGCGCGTGGGACTTGCCTTCGGCGACCAGATCGTCGACACCCTGCCCACGACGAATGACGACGTGGACATGGACCTCGTCGTCACCGAGTCACAGACGATGCGCGGGCTCTACCGCGACTGGGATTTCCTCGACACGTGA
- a CDS encoding trifunctional serine/threonine-protein kinase/ATP-binding protein/sensor histidine kinase: MLQLPGYSLLGLLQSSSSSLLYRAVREADRQPVILKTPRSEYPGAREHARLQREYSLLRRLKGAPGVLQAHALEVLLDRPVLVLEDVGSRALSEELDGPFGLERFLPLALVLCTTLAEVHRRGVIHKDIKPANILLSPEGQPWLIDFGIATLQQAEHVEASPPQLVEGTLAYMSPEQTGRMNRTLDYRTDFYSLGVTFYQLLTGRLPLQGRDTLEWFHAHLAQAPVPPHRVEPTVPPMLSVLVMKLLSKVAEERYQGAEGLRFDLERILNGERDFPLGQKDVPARFQLPQRLYGRESEVAALRSAFERVAAGGGLEWVLVRGYSGIGKSSVVNELHQPVLRRRGFFLQGKFDQFQRDVPYATLVHALRGLVQQVLAGSDAEVAAWRQRLLDALEGQGQVMVELVPQLALILGEQPAAVELPPMETQNRFLQLFLRLMGVFATREHPLVLFLDDLQWADLASLKLLGHLTSRQELPWLLLVGAYRDNEVTAAHPLGSLLEQARASGVRLADIQLQPLSLEQTRHLVADTLPGADARVVEPLAALAQEKTAGNLFFLIQLLQTLHQERLVFRAPGGGWRWDEEGVKARGYSDNVVDFMAGRLRQLPEDTRRLLQLASYGGNVIPLSLLGILSQRDAEEVERGLEPALMEGLVVRSGPQHLRFPHDRIQQAAHDLIPTGERDALHLRVGRLLLDNLSPEELAERLFEVVGHLNAGVAGMDDAAERLRLAHLNAEAGFRARSSTAHQSASDYFAMAFSLLPGDPWEAEPSFAFNVRLAQASSEVMRGNLSESLELVMEALPRARTRVEMVKAYILKSELLRTSQSARVSVECLLECLAKLGVSLPLTPSPRELEEMEAEVWALLAQHPVESLLALPAMTDPDMKVLLSVLSSLAPMAFPISFGFAALVSGRMVALSIRHGNAEGSAVGYVSFALWYGGTRGRYREAYAIGRLAVDLAERQGLSASKSMILTVFASINSWIRPLSDTRKIMLSTYHHAQMTGEYSVACYSCFTLVLNAIISGRELSEVHREAESFLSFTRKYSLMHDIILYLQRIVQQLRGLSRTFQSPSGDGIEEEALKARIEKGGEGFFYSVWSSIMRMQSAYLSGDLERALRLRAQVDPLMAYTPLEASHIPFNLYGALALAASHRRTPEPERPAVLEEMRKHQRRLATSAENCPANFLAPERLVSAELARLEERPQEALRAYEGAIQAARIHDSLPNVGLASEQAARFCEEQGLHTLATAFIRQAREAYVQWGAMGKVRQLDEQWPILLTSVSATQGSTTRDSDNHGVDALAVVRAQQAISSEIVLERLVDTLMRVAVESSGAQRGALLLLQDDVLQFVAGVPPLSTEEAGAPPSPERLPLSLVAYARRTGEYVLLDDLAQPHPFSADPYFATSDARSLLCLPLRRKETFFGLLYLENALTTQAFSHARIALLTHLASQASISIENARLYAEVRKAGAALRQANEELEARVRERTQELKQAQAQLVETARMVGMAEVASNVLHDVGNVLNSIVVDTQLMRGAVSSSRMRRLQQVASLLEEKRPALADFFTRDTRGRHLVDYLRALADTLAEEHSTLSRSLETLDGNVSRVRAIVQNQQTHATSALLLEECDLPALVAEALRLQEGVLRRAGITVSRELSPLPPVRADKHQVLKILLNLLSNARQAMEFQPPERPRRLVIRLSAEGGWVSLQVVDTGKGIASEVRPRLFTQGFTTREGGHGIGLHSSALAARLMHAHLSLDSGGPGTGATATLLLPLAPVPSGEGRAEGC, from the coding sequence ATGCTCCAGCTTCCTGGCTACTCGCTTCTCGGCCTCCTGCAGTCCAGCTCCTCCAGCCTCCTCTACCGAGCCGTACGCGAGGCGGATCGCCAGCCCGTCATCCTCAAGACCCCGCGCTCCGAATACCCGGGTGCACGGGAGCACGCTCGCCTTCAGCGCGAGTACTCCCTGCTGCGGCGCCTGAAGGGGGCGCCCGGTGTGCTCCAGGCCCATGCCCTGGAGGTCCTCCTGGATCGGCCCGTGCTCGTCCTCGAGGACGTGGGGAGCCGGGCCCTGTCGGAGGAACTGGACGGGCCCTTCGGGCTCGAGCGCTTCCTGCCCCTGGCGCTCGTCCTGTGCACGACGCTGGCCGAGGTGCACCGCCGCGGCGTCATCCACAAGGACATCAAGCCCGCCAACATCCTCTTGTCGCCCGAGGGGCAGCCGTGGCTCATCGACTTCGGCATCGCGACGCTCCAGCAGGCCGAGCACGTGGAGGCCTCGCCCCCCCAGCTCGTGGAGGGGACGCTGGCCTACATGTCCCCCGAGCAGACGGGGCGGATGAACCGCACGCTGGACTACCGCACGGACTTCTACTCCCTGGGCGTCACCTTCTATCAGCTGCTCACCGGACGGCTGCCGTTGCAGGGCCGGGACACGCTGGAGTGGTTCCATGCGCATCTGGCCCAGGCGCCCGTGCCCCCCCACCGGGTCGAACCCACCGTTCCGCCCATGCTCTCGGTGCTGGTGATGAAGCTGCTGTCCAAGGTGGCCGAGGAGCGCTACCAGGGAGCCGAGGGCCTGCGCTTCGACCTGGAGCGCATCCTGAACGGAGAGCGGGACTTCCCCCTGGGGCAGAAGGACGTGCCCGCGCGCTTCCAACTGCCCCAGCGCCTGTATGGCCGGGAGTCCGAGGTGGCCGCGCTGCGCTCGGCGTTCGAGCGGGTGGCGGCGGGGGGCGGGCTGGAGTGGGTGCTGGTGCGCGGCTACTCGGGCATCGGCAAGTCCTCGGTCGTCAACGAGCTGCACCAGCCCGTGCTGCGCCGCCGGGGCTTCTTCCTCCAGGGCAAGTTCGACCAGTTCCAGCGCGACGTGCCGTACGCCACGCTGGTGCACGCCCTGCGGGGGCTCGTCCAGCAGGTGCTGGCGGGCAGCGACGCGGAGGTGGCCGCCTGGCGCCAGCGGCTGCTGGATGCACTGGAGGGCCAGGGCCAGGTGATGGTGGAGCTGGTGCCCCAACTGGCGCTCATCCTGGGCGAGCAACCCGCCGCCGTCGAGCTGCCGCCGATGGAGACCCAGAACCGCTTCCTCCAGCTCTTCTTGCGGTTGATGGGCGTGTTCGCCACGCGCGAGCACCCGCTGGTGCTCTTCCTCGATGACCTGCAGTGGGCGGACCTCGCCAGCCTCAAGCTGTTGGGACATCTGACGTCGCGGCAGGAGCTGCCCTGGCTGTTGTTGGTGGGCGCCTACCGGGACAACGAGGTGACGGCCGCGCATCCCCTGGGGTCGTTGTTGGAGCAGGCGCGCGCGTCGGGGGTGCGGCTGGCGGACATCCAACTCCAGCCCTTGTCGCTCGAGCAGACGCGGCACCTGGTGGCCGACACGCTGCCCGGCGCCGACGCGCGGGTGGTGGAGCCCCTGGCGGCCCTGGCGCAGGAGAAGACCGCGGGCAACCTCTTCTTCCTGATCCAGTTGTTACAGACGCTCCACCAGGAGCGGTTGGTGTTCCGTGCGCCCGGAGGGGGCTGGCGCTGGGACGAGGAGGGCGTGAAGGCGCGCGGCTATTCGGACAACGTGGTGGACTTCATGGCGGGGCGGCTGCGGCAGCTTCCCGAGGACACGCGGCGCCTGCTGCAACTGGCCTCGTATGGAGGCAACGTCATCCCCCTGTCCCTGCTCGGGATTCTGTCCCAACGGGACGCGGAGGAAGTGGAGCGTGGGCTGGAGCCGGCCCTGATGGAGGGGCTGGTGGTGCGCTCGGGGCCCCAGCACCTGCGCTTCCCCCATGATCGCATCCAGCAGGCCGCCCATGATCTCATCCCCACCGGGGAGCGGGACGCCCTCCATCTGCGCGTGGGCCGCCTGTTGCTCGACAACCTCTCCCCCGAGGAGCTCGCGGAACGGCTCTTCGAGGTGGTGGGTCATCTCAACGCGGGCGTGGCGGGAATGGACGATGCCGCGGAGCGCCTGCGGCTGGCGCACCTCAACGCCGAGGCGGGCTTCCGCGCCAGATCCTCCACCGCCCATCAATCCGCCAGTGACTACTTCGCCATGGCGTTCTCCCTGCTGCCCGGAGATCCCTGGGAGGCGGAGCCCTCCTTCGCGTTCAATGTGCGCCTGGCTCAGGCGAGCAGCGAGGTGATGCGCGGCAATCTTTCCGAGTCACTCGAGCTGGTGATGGAGGCCTTGCCGCGAGCGCGCACCCGGGTGGAAATGGTCAAGGCCTACATCCTCAAGAGCGAGCTGCTGCGGACTTCCCAGAGCGCGCGGGTCTCCGTGGAGTGCCTCCTGGAATGTCTGGCGAAGCTGGGCGTGTCGTTGCCGCTCACTCCGTCCCCTCGGGAACTCGAGGAGATGGAAGCGGAGGTCTGGGCGCTGCTGGCTCAGCACCCCGTCGAGAGCCTCCTCGCGCTGCCCGCCATGACGGACCCGGACATGAAGGTGCTCTTGAGTGTGCTGTCATCCCTGGCACCCATGGCCTTTCCCATCAGCTTCGGTTTCGCCGCCCTGGTCTCGGGACGGATGGTGGCCTTGAGCATCCGCCATGGCAACGCGGAGGGGTCCGCGGTCGGGTATGTCTCGTTCGCGCTCTGGTATGGCGGAACCCGTGGAAGATACCGTGAGGCGTATGCCATTGGACGGCTCGCGGTCGATCTGGCCGAGCGCCAGGGGCTGTCCGCCTCCAAGAGCATGATTCTCACCGTGTTCGCCTCCATCAACAGTTGGATCCGTCCGCTCTCCGACACGCGGAAGATCATGCTGTCGACCTATCATCATGCCCAGATGACAGGCGAATACTCGGTGGCTTGTTATTCCTGCTTCACCCTCGTCTTGAATGCCATCATCAGCGGGCGGGAGCTGAGCGAGGTTCATCGGGAGGCGGAGTCCTTCCTGTCGTTCACGCGCAAGTACTCGCTCATGCACGACATCATCCTCTATCTGCAGCGCATCGTGCAGCAGTTGCGAGGGTTGTCGCGGACGTTCCAATCCCCGAGCGGTGACGGCATCGAGGAAGAAGCGCTCAAGGCCCGGATCGAGAAAGGCGGGGAGGGCTTCTTCTACTCCGTCTGGTCCTCCATCATGCGGATGCAATCCGCCTACCTGTCGGGGGATCTCGAGCGTGCGCTCCGGCTCCGTGCCCAGGTCGATCCCCTCATGGCGTACACGCCGCTGGAGGCCTCACACATTCCCTTCAACCTGTATGGGGCGCTCGCCCTGGCCGCGTCTCATCGGCGCACGCCCGAGCCCGAGCGGCCCGCGGTGCTGGAGGAGATGAGGAAGCACCAGCGGCGGCTCGCGACATCGGCCGAGAATTGCCCCGCGAACTTCCTCGCGCCCGAGCGCCTGGTGTCCGCGGAGCTGGCACGTCTGGAGGAGCGGCCACAAGAAGCCCTGCGCGCCTATGAGGGCGCCATCCAGGCCGCGCGCATACACGACTCCCTGCCGAACGTGGGGCTCGCCAGTGAGCAGGCCGCGCGCTTCTGCGAGGAGCAGGGCCTGCACACCCTCGCCACGGCCTTCATCCGCCAGGCGCGCGAGGCGTACGTCCAATGGGGCGCGATGGGCAAGGTGCGCCAGTTGGACGAGCAGTGGCCCATCCTCCTCACCTCGGTGTCGGCGACCCAGGGCAGCACCACCCGGGACTCGGACAACCATGGGGTGGATGCCCTGGCCGTCGTCCGGGCCCAGCAGGCCATCTCCAGCGAGATCGTCCTGGAGCGACTGGTGGACACGCTCATGCGCGTGGCGGTGGAGAGCTCCGGAGCCCAGCGCGGCGCCCTGCTGCTGCTCCAGGATGACGTGCTCCAGTTCGTCGCCGGGGTGCCCCCGCTGTCCACCGAAGAGGCCGGAGCGCCGCCCTCCCCGGAGCGATTGCCGCTGTCGCTCGTGGCCTATGCGCGCCGCACCGGCGAGTACGTCCTGCTGGATGACCTCGCCCAACCCCATCCCTTCTCCGCCGACCCCTACTTCGCCACCAGCGACGCGCGCTCCCTGCTCTGTCTGCCCCTTCGCCGCAAGGAGACCTTCTTCGGGTTGCTGTACCTGGAGAACGCGCTCACCACCCAGGCCTTCTCCCATGCGCGCATCGCGCTCCTCACGCACCTGGCGTCCCAGGCGTCCATCTCCATCGAGAACGCCCGCCTGTACGCCGAGGTCCGCAAGGCCGGGGCCGCCCTGCGCCAGGCCAACGAGGAGCTGGAGGCGCGCGTGCGCGAGCGCACCCAGGAGCTGAAGCAGGCCCAGGCGCAGCTCGTGGAGACCGCCCGCATGGTGGGCATGGCGGAAGTCGCCTCCAACGTCCTGCACGACGTGGGCAATGTCCTCAACAGCATCGTCGTGGACACCCAGCTCATGCGCGGCGCGGTGTCCAGCTCGCGCATGAGGCGGCTGCAGCAGGTGGCCTCCCTGCTGGAGGAGAAGCGCCCGGCGCTCGCGGACTTCTTCACCCGGGACACGCGCGGCCGCCACCTGGTGGACTACCTGCGCGCGCTCGCCGACACGCTCGCCGAGGAGCACTCCACCCTGAGCCGGAGCCTGGAGACGCTGGACGGCAACGTCTCGCGCGTGCGCGCCATCGTCCAGAACCAGCAGACCCACGCCACCTCCGCCCTGCTGCTGGAGGAGTGCGATCTGCCCGCGCTGGTGGCGGAGGCCCTGCGGCTGCAGGAAGGGGTCTTGCGGCGGGCCGGCATCACCGTGTCCCGGGAGCTGAGCCCCCTGCCGCCGGTGAGGGCCGACAAGCACCAGGTGTTGAAGATCCTGCTCAACCTGTTGAGCAATGCCCGTCAGGCCATGGAGTTCCAGCCGCCCGAGCGGCCGCGCCGCCTCGTCATCCGCCTGTCGGCGGAAGGCGGCTGGGTGAGCCTGCAGGTGGTGGACACCGGCAAGGGCATCGCCTCGGAGGTGCGCCCGCGGCTCTTCACCCAGGGCTTCACCACGCGCGAGGGAGGCCATGGTATCGGCCTGCACTCGAGTGCCCTGGCCGCGCGGCTCATGCATGCCCACCTGTCGCTGGACAGCGGCGGCCCGGGTACGGGCGCCACCGCGACCCTGCTGCTGCCCCTGGCGCCCGTCCCGTCCGGGGAGGGCAGGGCGGAGGGGTGCTGA